The following are encoded in a window of Halosolutus halophilus genomic DNA:
- a CDS encoding DUF3800 domain-containing protein, with amino-acid sequence MQGFGDVSGHFRSLINGHCDVVVVAVVFGDIIQAGQCPKQTVRNVSDVEEAKWSDLTEIQKRRFIDCLAENDDTELGYAKFTREQLQTLTDQYLLYQDVSFPPDWDLALTGYAYGELLFEQRARDARRVIFEFDHVASQSDSADIASHIEEFVPNSDPKYNSSHSSSGIQAADCFAGAVAEDHKRDTNWIDAIDNDRITSCSETSLVKLENDLDNYDR; translated from the coding sequence ATGCAGGGATTCGGCGACGTGTCTGGCCATTTTCGAAGTCTGATTAACGGCCATTGCGATGTTGTCGTCGTTGCGGTTGTCTTCGGCGATATTATCCAGGCAGGGCAATGTCCAAAACAGACTGTCCGTAACGTTTCGGACGTTGAGGAAGCGAAATGGTCAGATCTCACCGAGATCCAGAAGCGGCGGTTCATCGACTGTCTCGCAGAGAACGACGATACTGAACTCGGGTACGCCAAGTTCACTCGTGAGCAGCTCCAAACATTAACCGATCAGTATCTCCTGTATCAGGACGTCAGTTTTCCACCCGATTGGGACCTCGCTCTCACTGGGTACGCCTATGGCGAGCTGCTTTTTGAGCAGAGAGCTCGCGATGCACGTCGTGTGATTTTCGAATTTGATCACGTCGCCTCACAATCGGACTCAGCAGACATCGCTAGCCACATCGAAGAATTCGTTCCCAATTCGGATCCGAAATACAATAGTTCGCACAGCAGTTCTGGAATCCAAGCTGCCGACTGTTTTGCCGGGGCGGTAGCAGAAGATCACAAACGCGATACGAATTGGATAGACGCAATCGATAACGACCGTATCACCTCCTGTAGCGAGACATCTCTTGTCAAGTTAGAGAACGATCTCGATAACTACGACCGGTGA
- a CDS encoding MBL fold metallo-hydrolase, whose product MNRTILVVFVALLVVLSGCASGTEGTEDAIDDPQAVGDALEVVDLNVQDVSPDEEFIALENTADEPVDLSGFELRDREGGQVDGGLSPFSFPDEFVLEPGETVKVTTGEGDATETELYWGYNVNIWRGEGDVVRLVDANDQIVLEHAYGDIDLNESDDDSGVDNGDESDGDGASTVEGELEIHHIDVGQGDSTLIITPADETILIDSGDWRQDGSEVIAYLEAQGIDRIDHLVATHADADHIGGHAAVIEHFETNGEGVGAAYDSGVPSDSATYGNYLDAVDKYGVDLLIVESGDELPIEGDVSAQVMNPPAGDSGGDVNDNSVVLAFEFGDFQYMMTGDVDTGVEQDLIDEWGSDLESDVYKAGHHGSATSSSEAFVDTVDPETAIISSAYDSQYGHPSDEVLERFAERDIETYWTGVHGDIMVRTDGTSIDVETCESFSTDAEDILAETPESDDETTALASRPRVAGGVASGIDGAVAPVMG is encoded by the coding sequence GTGAACCGAACGATCCTCGTGGTCTTCGTGGCCCTTCTCGTCGTTCTTTCGGGATGTGCGAGCGGCACTGAAGGAACCGAGGATGCGATCGACGACCCGCAGGCGGTTGGGGACGCCCTCGAGGTCGTCGACCTGAATGTCCAGGACGTCTCGCCCGATGAGGAGTTCATCGCCCTGGAGAACACTGCCGATGAACCCGTCGATCTCTCTGGGTTCGAACTCCGTGATCGAGAAGGTGGGCAGGTCGATGGCGGCCTCTCACCGTTTTCCTTCCCAGATGAGTTCGTCCTCGAGCCCGGGGAGACGGTGAAGGTAACGACCGGTGAAGGCGACGCAACAGAGACCGAACTGTACTGGGGGTACAACGTGAATATCTGGCGGGGCGAGGGCGACGTGGTCCGGCTCGTCGACGCCAACGACCAGATCGTGCTCGAGCACGCCTACGGCGATATCGATCTCAATGAGTCGGACGACGATTCAGGTGTCGATAACGGCGACGAGAGCGATGGAGACGGTGCGAGTACTGTCGAAGGCGAACTCGAGATTCATCACATCGACGTTGGGCAAGGCGACTCGACTCTCATCATCACGCCAGCTGATGAGACGATCCTGATCGACAGTGGGGACTGGCGACAGGATGGCAGTGAGGTAATCGCCTACCTCGAAGCACAGGGGATCGATCGGATCGACCACCTGGTCGCGACACACGCCGATGCCGATCACATCGGCGGCCACGCCGCCGTGATCGAACACTTCGAGACGAACGGTGAGGGTGTCGGGGCCGCGTACGATTCGGGCGTCCCATCGGATTCCGCTACCTACGGGAACTACCTTGATGCTGTCGACAAATATGGTGTCGATCTTCTCATCGTCGAAAGCGGTGATGAACTGCCGATCGAGGGCGACGTCTCCGCCCAGGTGATGAACCCACCCGCCGGGGATTCCGGGGGCGATGTCAACGACAACAGTGTGGTGCTGGCGTTCGAATTCGGCGACTTCCAGTATATGATGACCGGCGATGTCGACACCGGAGTCGAACAGGATCTGATCGACGAGTGGGGGAGTGATCTCGAGAGCGACGTCTACAAAGCCGGCCATCACGGGTCAGCGACCTCGTCGAGCGAAGCCTTCGTAGATACCGTCGATCCGGAGACGGCCATCATCTCGAGTGCCTACGACTCACAGTACGGCCACCCGAGTGACGAAGTGCTCGAACGGTTTGCCGAGCGGGATATCGAAACGTACTGGACGGGAGTCCACGGCGATATTATGGTGCGGACCGATGGCACGTCGATCGATGTGGAGACGTGCGAGTCGTTCTCGACGGACGCCGAGGACATCCTCGCGGAAACGCCCGAATCCGACGACGAGACGACTGCACTGGCATCACGTCCGCGTGTCGCAGGTGGGGTGGCCAGTGGGATTGATGGAGCTGTCGCCCCTGTGATGGGGTGA
- a CDS encoding DUF3006 domain-containing protein yields MDGTYTGVVDRIEDGEIAVILLEEDEQVIEQVNVPVDQLPEPAQTGGGVLSVTIEDGEVVSMEYRPDATRDRRESAQEKLDRLSEKLSDREE; encoded by the coding sequence ATGGATGGGACCTACACCGGCGTTGTTGACCGGATTGAGGACGGCGAGATCGCCGTGATCTTGCTCGAGGAGGACGAGCAGGTGATCGAGCAAGTGAATGTCCCTGTTGATCAGCTGCCCGAGCCCGCTCAAACGGGCGGTGGCGTGCTTTCGGTGACGATCGAGGATGGCGAGGTGGTGTCAATGGAGTACCGGCCGGACGCGACGCGCGACCGCCGTGAATCTGCGCAGGAGAAACTGGATCGGTTGTCGGAGAAGTTGTCCGATCGGGAGGAATGA
- a CDS encoding HEPN domain-containing protein has protein sequence MDPNIKYARRQISKAENKLDYCKEIWVIEREEIEDEIEDDTSVALKVLARGFIEAGKKFQIADVVIDSQFCIEQSAKAIFKLEDKDPPGTHAIELDDDRAIGLLNELPDELDITEDVKRVIFLTKVWKPYYEVAKYGYPKANVPSHSFMEAEDADRAISDAEFCLETAQKLLDYYN, from the coding sequence ATGGACCCGAATATCAAATACGCACGAAGGCAAATTTCGAAAGCTGAAAACAAACTCGATTATTGTAAAGAAATATGGGTGATAGAAAGAGAAGAGATTGAAGATGAGATTGAAGACGATACCTCTGTTGCACTTAAGGTCTTGGCCAGAGGGTTTATTGAAGCCGGAAAGAAATTTCAAATAGCAGATGTTGTGATTGATTCTCAGTTTTGTATAGAACAATCTGCAAAAGCAATATTCAAACTCGAAGATAAGGATCCTCCAGGAACACATGCTATTGAGTTAGATGACGACCGGGCTATAGGCCTTCTAAATGAATTGCCTGATGAATTAGACATAACAGAAGATGTTAAGAGAGTTATATTTTTAACAAAAGTTTGGAAACCTTACTACGAGGTTGCTAAATACGGGTACCCTAAAGCGAATGTTCCGTCTCATTCATTTATGGAAGCGGAAGACGCGGACAGGGCAATATCTGATGCTGAATTTTGCTTAGAAACAGCTCAGAAATTACTGGATTATTATAACTAA
- a CDS encoding fibronectin type III domain-containing protein, translating into MADETYSYTGSVQTLTVPDTTSGGDTVGGMIVDMYGAEGGIGYARNEAGGNGGYLRAEIRDGVEPGAQFDVYVGGQGGEGSNGSGGSGGFNGGGAGGDSYSGAGGGGGGASDIRPTGGAISDRLAVAAGGGGGGDATSDSGYDSYRGSSAGADGGGLQGNDASNASANSASATGGSGGTQTSGGSGGNSAGSGSSGTGGAGDGAGSLSPDNASAGGGGGGGGLYGGGGGGADTYEGSSSTWAAGAGGGGGSSGVASNVEQLNTTIGSQTGDGVVEVTYVAVNPPNAPSNLTVDATRDTEADLSWTLATDGADENQVNIYRDTSSGIDPSTDTPVDTLPAGTETYTDTGLNNGTTYYYVVTAENDGGESNASNEASGTTTVPDVTGFTLDGTVQGEMLAEDFDSGLNTGQYRIQWKRSTNSSYSDEATVAYNADPLEYNITGVLDGEQYDVRIRSEGPDAVGTYHTASEITKLHAPDGVTKCDEYALEFDESGEEVTASNDPLATAWNSSRQLTIAVDIRIDAINTTTTYANVADYATSADGSARLERANDNNYIRWTFPKSDGNTNYAPAIFSSMEVGEWHTLTLVVDYPNESQSFGYVDGDLDSTKDDPGTSTDWNTAESFRYFFEGWANYTLGRVAAWDRPLSAKEVEAQANGALPRDGLIAAHVFNEGSGTTSDDLSSNSNDATISGSPTWVAGDSDLKHFSLRVGWNDNSNFDGSYQIWRDRLDGKRDSVYDDPDLGELIATVSDTTAEYYDGESPAIDPDKDYTYTIRAQTQYVYADGVGTLTPDSAGLAQYPAGPRGWHVEIDLPSGRVVRPQILDDVRIEPRVNDLPRVRVPVPRDEAYTLQDYEGAAMRVFRDGERQPIDELEDVVIEPGKSELVGLGGTQLERRVQRDVIQEAAHTLADDLVTTETDYATVVDTPDVDSVTGELLRSVDTESEFVDELSPASTEPWVTDSGGIRPAQTCYYEFAQREDFGNYSGIGSADTMEGYIDDAVRTFTSNGDYIEFYSFSPEYTIPADSVGFAIRWGGDSSPNDMAVIVKDASDDTEVGRIEYQSGSQSFGPYVDFDDTSFGTTWNGSDLKAGTDYYIRLECTQSNSETYVGAIMLHDKRYYDQSRAGPDFYSSVDTTSDQANAPALYPPRGTSITSADAETIYSIDVGYVTSTWSETSGPQAIALSNDNGLTWTESSNTTSLTADFADLSSTVRIRLTAGAYSPDGTRDTDTPRDGYDAQRIDDYEITFDGDDTPLILNDSWDEDLLDILVDIAERSDSLFEVRQAGETTEVHWAQAGQRASTQDLDLASYSVTKRGEQTLRATIKGGGRTTRETIDAGHDTAVALEQSTLVPGTETVRDASTGENYQYLRDYTISNSTGELTVQSGGEIADGQTLEVEYDYKVTGTFEADSYAGDPRTDRTKTINGLTTERGCELAAKLIVDTASTPRWEADVEIPAAEYVNGLLEAIDVDGIAGEAMSVYDLEITPERLSLRLGSRKRAEDSIEQIRSTVDATSDRV; encoded by the coding sequence ATGGCCGACGAGACGTACTCATACACCGGATCGGTCCAGACCCTCACCGTACCCGATACGACGAGCGGGGGAGATACGGTCGGCGGGATGATCGTCGATATGTACGGCGCAGAGGGCGGTATCGGGTACGCTCGGAATGAAGCGGGCGGGAACGGCGGATACCTGCGTGCCGAGATACGAGACGGGGTCGAACCGGGAGCACAGTTCGACGTATACGTCGGTGGGCAAGGTGGCGAAGGGTCAAACGGGTCCGGAGGTAGTGGCGGATTTAACGGGGGTGGCGCCGGTGGCGACAGTTACAGCGGCGCTGGTGGTGGCGGTGGTGGCGCGAGCGATATTCGACCGACCGGCGGTGCCATCAGTGACCGTCTCGCAGTCGCCGCGGGAGGCGGAGGAGGTGGCGACGCGACCTCCGACTCGGGGTATGACAGTTACAGGGGGAGTTCCGCTGGTGCTGACGGGGGTGGATTGCAAGGTAATGACGCCTCGAACGCGTCGGCGAATAGCGCGAGCGCCACCGGCGGTTCCGGCGGTACTCAGACGAGCGGTGGATCTGGCGGAAACTCGGCCGGTTCCGGTTCGTCAGGGACAGGTGGCGCTGGAGATGGGGCCGGTTCTCTTAGTCCCGACAATGCGAGCGCCGGCGGTGGCGGTGGAGGTGGCGGTTTGTACGGCGGTGGTGGCGGGGGTGCCGATACTTACGAGGGGTCGTCATCGACATGGGCCGCAGGTGCCGGCGGTGGCGGAGGATCGAGCGGCGTCGCGTCGAACGTCGAGCAATTAAACACGACGATCGGAAGTCAAACCGGCGACGGCGTCGTCGAGGTGACGTACGTCGCCGTCAATCCGCCGAATGCGCCGAGCAACCTGACGGTCGACGCGACTCGCGATACCGAGGCCGACCTCTCGTGGACACTCGCGACCGATGGTGCCGACGAGAATCAGGTAAATATCTATCGCGACACGTCGTCGGGGATCGACCCGTCGACGGACACTCCGGTCGACACTCTCCCGGCAGGAACCGAGACGTACACGGACACGGGCCTCAATAACGGCACGACGTACTATTACGTCGTCACGGCGGAGAACGACGGTGGCGAGTCGAACGCGTCGAACGAAGCCTCGGGGACAACGACGGTCCCGGACGTCACCGGCTTCACTCTCGATGGCACTGTCCAGGGCGAGATGCTGGCCGAGGACTTCGATTCCGGATTGAACACGGGCCAATACCGGATCCAGTGGAAGCGATCGACGAACTCGTCGTACAGTGACGAGGCGACGGTCGCGTACAACGCCGATCCACTGGAGTACAACATCACGGGCGTCCTCGACGGCGAGCAGTACGACGTCAGGATCCGGTCTGAGGGTCCAGACGCGGTCGGCACCTACCACACAGCCAGCGAGATCACCAAGCTCCACGCACCGGACGGCGTCACGAAATGCGATGAGTACGCCCTCGAGTTTGATGAAAGTGGAGAGGAGGTAACCGCGTCGAACGACCCGCTCGCGACCGCGTGGAACAGCTCACGGCAGCTCACGATTGCCGTCGATATACGGATCGACGCAATAAACACCACAACGACATATGCGAACGTCGCGGATTACGCGACCTCAGCAGACGGTTCGGCCCGGTTAGAGCGGGCGAATGACAACAACTACATCCGGTGGACCTTCCCGAAGAGCGACGGGAACACGAATTATGCACCGGCCATCTTCTCCTCGATGGAGGTCGGCGAGTGGCACACCCTGACGCTCGTCGTCGACTATCCAAACGAGAGTCAGTCGTTCGGGTACGTCGACGGCGACCTCGACAGTACCAAAGACGATCCCGGGACGTCGACCGACTGGAATACGGCCGAATCGTTCCGGTATTTCTTCGAGGGGTGGGCCAACTACACGCTCGGCCGTGTCGCGGCGTGGGACCGGCCACTATCGGCGAAAGAGGTTGAGGCGCAGGCGAACGGCGCGCTCCCCCGAGACGGGTTGATCGCTGCGCACGTCTTCAACGAGGGCTCCGGGACGACCTCCGACGACCTCTCGTCGAACAGCAACGACGCGACGATCTCCGGGTCGCCGACATGGGTAGCCGGCGACTCCGACCTTAAGCATTTCAGCCTCCGTGTCGGGTGGAACGACAACTCCAATTTCGACGGCTCGTACCAGATCTGGCGCGACCGTCTCGACGGCAAACGCGATAGCGTCTACGACGATCCTGACCTCGGCGAGCTCATCGCGACCGTCAGCGACACGACGGCCGAGTACTACGACGGCGAGTCCCCCGCGATCGACCCGGACAAGGACTACACCTACACCATCCGGGCTCAGACACAGTACGTCTATGCCGACGGCGTCGGGACGCTCACCCCTGATAGCGCCGGCCTCGCCCAGTACCCGGCCGGGCCGCGGGGCTGGCACGTCGAGATCGACCTGCCGTCGGGGCGGGTCGTTCGGCCGCAGATCCTCGACGACGTCCGGATCGAGCCACGGGTCAACGACCTCCCACGGGTTCGGGTGCCGGTCCCCCGAGACGAGGCCTACACCCTCCAAGACTACGAGGGTGCTGCGATGCGCGTGTTCCGCGACGGCGAGCGCCAACCGATCGACGAACTCGAGGACGTCGTCATCGAACCGGGCAAGTCGGAACTCGTCGGCCTCGGCGGCACCCAACTCGAGCGCCGCGTCCAGCGTGACGTCATCCAGGAGGCGGCGCACACGCTCGCGGACGATCTCGTCACGACCGAGACGGACTACGCGACGGTCGTCGACACGCCCGACGTCGACTCGGTGACGGGCGAACTCCTGCGGTCGGTCGACACCGAGTCCGAGTTCGTCGACGAACTCTCGCCGGCGAGTACCGAGCCGTGGGTGACCGACAGCGGCGGGATCCGCCCCGCGCAGACCTGCTACTACGAGTTCGCCCAGCGAGAGGACTTCGGCAACTACAGCGGGATCGGGTCGGCCGATACGATGGAGGGCTACATCGACGACGCCGTCCGGACGTTTACCTCGAACGGCGACTACATCGAGTTCTATTCCTTCTCGCCAGAGTACACGATCCCGGCCGATAGCGTCGGCTTCGCGATCCGGTGGGGCGGCGACTCGTCGCCAAACGACATGGCCGTCATCGTCAAGGACGCCTCGGACGACACGGAGGTCGGCCGGATCGAGTACCAGTCGGGGAGTCAGTCGTTCGGCCCGTACGTCGATTTCGACGACACGTCGTTCGGGACGACATGGAACGGCAGCGACCTCAAGGCCGGCACGGACTACTACATCCGGCTGGAGTGTACCCAGAGCAACTCCGAGACCTACGTCGGGGCGATCATGCTCCACGACAAGCGGTACTACGATCAATCCCGAGCCGGGCCCGACTTCTACAGTTCCGTCGATACGACGAGTGACCAGGCGAACGCGCCGGCACTGTACCCGCCTCGAGGGACGTCGATCACCTCTGCCGACGCCGAGACAATCTACTCGATCGACGTCGGCTACGTGACCTCGACGTGGTCCGAGACCAGCGGCCCGCAGGCGATCGCGCTGTCGAACGATAACGGGCTGACGTGGACCGAGTCCTCGAACACGACGAGCCTCACGGCCGATTTCGCCGACCTCTCCTCGACGGTCCGGATCCGGCTGACGGCCGGCGCGTACTCGCCGGACGGCACTCGGGATACCGACACGCCACGCGACGGCTACGACGCCCAGCGGATCGACGACTACGAGATCACGTTCGACGGCGACGACACGCCGCTGATCCTCAACGACAGCTGGGACGAGGACCTGCTCGACATCCTTGTCGACATCGCCGAGCGATCAGACTCGCTGTTCGAGGTCCGCCAGGCCGGTGAGACGACCGAGGTCCACTGGGCGCAAGCCGGCCAGCGTGCGAGCACGCAGGATCTCGACCTCGCCTCCTACAGCGTCACGAAGCGCGGCGAGCAGACGCTTCGGGCGACGATCAAGGGCGGCGGGCGGACGACGCGCGAGACGATCGACGCCGGCCACGACACCGCGGTCGCCCTCGAGCAGAGTACCCTCGTCCCCGGCACCGAGACGGTGCGCGATGCGTCGACGGGCGAGAACTACCAGTACCTCCGGGACTACACGATCAGCAACTCGACCGGCGAGCTCACGGTCCAGTCGGGCGGCGAGATCGCCGACGGCCAGACGCTCGAGGTCGAGTACGACTACAAGGTCACGGGGACGTTCGAGGCCGACTCCTACGCCGGCGACCCGCGGACCGATCGGACAAAGACGATCAACGGGCTCACGACCGAGCGCGGCTGCGAGCTCGCCGCGAAACTGATCGTCGACACGGCCTCGACGCCGCGCTGGGAGGCCGACGTCGAGATCCCGGCCGCCGAGTACGTCAACGGTCTCCTGGAGGCGATCGACGTCGACGGGATCGCCGGCGAGGCGATGAGCGTCTACGACCTGGAGATCACGCCGGAGCGGCTCTCGCTGCGGCTGGGGTCGCGCAAGCGCGCCGAGGACTCAATCGAGCAGATTCGGTCGACAGTCGATGCGACGAGCGATCGGGTTTGA